In Primulina huaijiensis isolate GDHJ02 chromosome 16, ASM1229523v2, whole genome shotgun sequence, a single genomic region encodes these proteins:
- the LOC140961779 gene encoding VQ motif-containing protein 9: MDKGFGSVSSSNSSNGGGGGGGGSSSEIYLKQVNKNSQKISKPVRKPLSAVAAAGPILEPSTQPQSQQPPVYNINKNDFRDVVQKLTGSPSHERFPTPPPVSQPRPSSSRLQRIRPPPLVQIGNRPPQLTQVVPRPPNDADKREVGQPLPPLPPFPSVHPAAESPISAYMRFIQNSSIPSAPSPLWNGVAATGPRSDSLQPQNEVGQRGSQPITLSQLQPIESPVSTYMRFLQSSANSTSAALPRWNSVGPPSLHPPSPHTQQQPPPVPSTSAWPSHFPVLPLSPLPFGCVPSPMSPYAMLSPSLLFSPTGQFGLPQLPLSPTVPLPSPRWKGM; this comes from the coding sequence ATGGATAAAGGATTTGGTAGTGTGTCATCTTCAAATAGTAGTaatggcggcggcggcggcggaggaGGAAGCAGCAGCGAAATTTACTTGAAACAAGTGAACAAGAATTCACAGAAGATATCGAAGCCTGTGCGGAAACCTCTATCTGCAGTAGCTGCGGCGGGGCCGATTCTTGAACCCAGTACGCAGCCGCAGTCGCAGCAGCCACCGGTGTATAACATCAACAAGAACGACTTTCGCGACGTCGTTCAGAAGCTCACGGGTTCGCCGTCTCATGAACGTTTTCCTACGCCGCCGCCGGTCTCCCAGCCGAGGCCATCCAGCTCCCGACTACAGAGGATCCGTCCCCCACCTTTGGTCCAAATTGGCAACCGCCCTCCGCAGCTGACCCAGGTGGTTCCTCGTCCTCCTAACGATGCTGATAAACGGGAAGTGGGACAGCCCTTACCGCCGCTGCCGCCTTTTCCGTCTGTGCATCCGGCAGCGGAGTCACCTATTTCTGCCTACATGCGTTTTATCCAGAACTCTTCTATACCGTCTGCTCCGTCGCctttgtggaatggtgtggcCGCAACTGGACCTCGTTCCGATTCTCTCCAGCCTCAGAACGAAGTCGGTCAGCGGGGATCACAGCCTATAACGTTATCGCAGCTACAGCCGATAGAATCCCCGGTCTCTACTTACATGCGTTTTCTCCAGAGCTCGGCAAACTCCACGTCCGCTGCTTTGCCACGGTGGAACAGTGTCGGCCCGCCATCGCTTCATCCTCCTTCTCCCCACACACAGCAACAGCCGCCTCCTGTGCCGTCAACTTCTGCTTGGCCATCACATTTTCCAGTGCTTCCTCTCTCTCCGCTGCCATTTGGATGCGTTCCATCGCCTATGTCTCCGTACGCTATGCTCTCTCCGAGTTTGCTGTTTTCACCGACCGGTCAATTTGGGTTGCCACAGTTACCCTTATCACCGACGGTGCCTCTTCCTAGCCCAAGGTGGAAGGGCATGTAA